A part of Actinomycetota bacterium genomic DNA contains:
- the nucS gene encoding endonuclease NucS codes for MRLVVAECSIDYTGRLSAHLPLARRLIVVKADGTVIVHGDKGHKALNWMSPPNTIIERPHGWTVTGSGGDRLEITIAGIQSDTTIELGIEPGLQKAGSEYELQWLLAQSPDVIEPGARLVTREFPTDLGPVDLLLRAADGGTVAVEVKRVGELQAVEQLSRYLDRLNGDSSLAPVRGILVAQTIKPQTRVLATSRGIACVEVDIEALAGRAERDPTLF; via the coding sequence GTGCGTCTGGTGGTTGCGGAATGCTCGATCGACTATACCGGCAGGTTGAGCGCTCACCTGCCGCTCGCCCGGCGGCTCATCGTCGTCAAAGCCGACGGCACGGTGATCGTGCACGGGGATAAGGGCCACAAGGCGCTGAACTGGATGTCGCCGCCCAACACAATCATCGAGCGCCCCCACGGTTGGACGGTGACCGGCTCCGGCGGCGACCGTCTCGAGATCACGATCGCGGGAATCCAATCCGACACCACGATCGAGCTCGGCATCGAGCCAGGACTGCAGAAAGCGGGAAGCGAGTACGAGCTTCAGTGGCTGCTCGCGCAGAGCCCCGACGTGATCGAGCCCGGCGCGCGGCTCGTCACGCGTGAGTTCCCGACCGACCTCGGTCCCGTCGACCTCCTGCTCCGTGCGGCCGACGGCGGTACGGTCGCCGTGGAGGTGAAGCGGGTCGGCGAGTTGCAGGCCGTCGAGCAACTGAGCCGCTACCTGGACCGGCTCAACGGCGACTCGTCCTTGGCCCCGGTCCGCGGGATCCTGGTGGCGCAGACCATCAAGCCGCAGACGCGCGTGCTCGCGACCTCGCGCGGGATCGCCTGCGTCGAGGTCGACATCGAGGCCCTCGCCGGCCGCGCCGAGCGAGACCCGACCCTGTTCTAG